The proteins below come from a single Elgaria multicarinata webbii isolate HBS135686 ecotype San Diego chromosome 11, rElgMul1.1.pri, whole genome shotgun sequence genomic window:
- the AKT1S1 gene encoding proline-rich AKT1 substrate 1, whose product MTDMADNHKENWAALVAAAEQYRRQTGNEVVLLTAFRAPPPGRFSYTQHGSGALADAVQRYLEDIAVVHKTTAFTYAARPLAAPRPSPTHGSYSRSYPSTCAPDDPAPHRTPTPQGPLPQASGGQEPEPEDEDDEGDRNTLTELEQPGGREHPSDTTGLFVMDEDSPSQDYEPFFDSDLESTDDGSLSEEAPGQTALPPLSHQYAKSLPVSVPIWGFKEQRQEMRSSDEENSKHSSPDLEKIAASMRALVLRVSDGTEMFGDLPRPRLNTSDFQKLQRKY is encoded by the exons ATGACCGACATGGCAGACAACCACAAGGAGAATTGGGCAGCACTGGTTGCTGCAGCAGAACAGTACCGGCGTCAGACGGGCAACGAGGTTGTGCTGCTCACTGCGTTTAGGGCCCCACCCCCTGGCAGGTTCAGCTACACGCAGCATGGAAGTGGTGCTCTGGCTGACGCCGTTCAACGCTACCTCGAAGATATTGCAGTGGTTCACAAGACCACTGCCTTCACCTATGCTGCCCGCCCTCTTGCAGCCCCTCGCCCATCTCCCACCCACGGATCCTACTCCCGGAGCTATCCCTCGACTTGTGCCCCAGACGACCCTGCCCCCCACAGGACACCTACCCCCCAGGGGCCTTTGCCACAGGCTTCTGGAGGCCAGGAACCTGAACccgaagatgaagatgatgaaggaGATAGGAATACGTTAACTGAATTGGAGCAGCCGGGTGGAAGGGAGCATCCCAGCGATACCACTG GTCTGTTTGTGATGGATGAGGATTCCCCGAGTCAAGACTATGAACCTTTCTTCGATTCCGATCTAGAGAGCACTGATG ATGGAAGTCTGAGCGAGGAAGCGCCTGGACAGACAGCGCTTCCGCCCCTCAGCCATCAGTATGCCAAATCCCTGCCTGTTTCGGTGCCCATTTGGGGCTTTAAGGAGCAACGGCAAGAGATGCGATCCTCTGATGAAGAGAACAGCAAG CATTCGTCCCCTGACCTTGAGAAGATCGCCGCCAGCATGCGGGCTCTAGTGCTGCGGGTGTCGGACGGGACGGAGATGTTTGGGGACCTGCCTCGGCCACGGCTCAACACAAGCGACTTCCAGAAGCTGCAGCGGAAATACTAA
- the LOC134405266 gene encoding tetraspanin-4-like, with product MGVSRGCLLCVKVKMFVFNLIFWLGGCGVLGVGVWLAVSQGRFATLSFSFPSLSAAGLFMATGAIIMVVGFLGCLGAATEHRCLLLTFFLVLSTLFLLELVGLLVFVTCRDKFDRYAQSNLKEGLKLYDTEGNVGLTKAWDLVQNEFRCCGVQNYTDWFEVCNRTWVPKSCCLQQSETCQVDSASWWPEACYKKVKDWLGENISAMGIFAACIIVVQVLGIVFSMLMYCQVRKAAKYYD from the exons ATGGGGGTCAGCCGTGGCTGTTTGCTCTGCGTCAAAGTGAAGATGTTTGTCTTCAATCTCATCTTCTGG CTGGGTGGCTGCGGAGTGCTCGGCGTGGGAGTGTGGCTGGCTGTTTCCCAGGGCCGCTTTGCCACCTTATCCTTCTCCTTCCCGTCGTTGtcagcagcagggctcttcatggCGACAGGAGCCATTATCATGGTCGTGGGCTTCCTCGGATGCTTGGGGGCAGCCACAGAACATCGCTGCCTATTGCTGACG TTCTTCCTGGTCCTCTCCACACTTTTCCTCCTGGAGCTGGTTGGTTTGCTGGTTTTTGTCACCTGCCGGGACAAG TTTGACAGGTATGCCCAATCCAATCTAAAGGAAGGGCTGAAGCTGTATGACACAGAGGGCAACGTGGGGTTAACCAAAGCATGGGACCTTGTGCAGAATGAG TTTCGTTGTTGTGGGGTGCAGAATTACACAGACTGGTTTGAAGTGTGTAACAGAACGTGGGTCCCCAAGTCCTGCTGCTTACAGCAAAGTGAGACTTGTCAAGTGGACAGCGCCAGCTGGTGGCCAGAG GCTTGTTACAAGAAGGTGAAAGACTGGCTAGGGGAGAACATCTCTGCAATGGGCATTTTTGCTGCCTGCATCATTGTTGTCCAG GTGCTGGGCATAGTGTTCTCCATGCTGATGTACTGCCAGGTCCGGAAGGCAGCGAAATACTACGACTGA